Sequence from the Phragmites australis chromosome 11, lpPhrAust1.1, whole genome shotgun sequence genome:
GTACCTCTCAAAATCGATAGCTGGATGGCGGCGGTGGAAGGAGTcctagcaagaccaagacatgaaaaaattatcccgcatcatagtgatgggaacaACGTCTTCGGCTACCTTCGTAGTGTCTAaggggaggacctgcgcagggagcgaagatagtcaaaacatttaacaacaaacaaaattgtatatattacaGAATGCTTCAGTCGATAACAAAATGTTCAAAACCCAACACGACGCTTAGCGCTTTTTCTTCACACCTTCCCAGGTTCTTTGGCCACCGCTGTCATCGCCTTAGCCGAAGGGTCTTCCTTCGCTTTCGCCTGCAGCAAAAAGGTTCAATGAATGCGCAGATGGCGAAAATCTCGACCCTCTAAAAAAACTGACAAAACACGTACTCGCTGGTGATTGATTTCCGCCTCTTGGAGGGCGAGCTCGCAACCGTGTTTacaccaataattggtggttAATGACCATGCAGTGGCCTTCGACGCCCTCAACACGACGGAAGTTGACATATCCATTGGGTAGCAGAAGGTGGGTTTTTGAAGTGCAATGTGATGGTCACAACCAGTCATTTCAATTGACTGCACTAAACTCCGGGCTGAGACCATGGCGTAGAAGTCACCATACAACTGGGCCGCAGGCAAAAGGCTTCCGCTGGTTTCGCCGATCCATccaataagtccacccagcCCGACAAAATCAAGCGTTGGAGGCAGGGTCGAAGCACCGATTCCATCAAAGGTATTGCTAATGGCACCCTAACATTATTCCAatagaacataaaaaattacgtaaaactacatctacaataatacaacattcattaaaaatatggCACAATAGTTAATCTACATTGTAACAAAATATCTCTGgatcgctacatcaaacacctctaaatcctacatctactaccTCAATTATGTCCACACTATGTCTAAATCTtatatctaatacctaacatatgtctaaatactacatctaattgctaaaatatgcgtATAGACATGATCTAATTAGTAAACTATGtctaactctaattctaaaTCTAGATTTACATTCTAACCTACGCTTGGTGACTATCCTACCAGGTTttaaaaaaaggataaaaaatgTACCTTCTTTCTCAAGCAGGTCTTCACCTCccatttctcttcctctcctccctctctatcAGCTCGGCTGGATGCAAATAAGGGCGCTAACATCGACCAAGGTGGCACGACCGCATTTTATACCCAAACGGTCTCGCCTGAACAGTGGGTGACACCTTTTAGGTGGGCCCACTAGCCATCATTGAAAGGAAGATCTCGCCAATTCAGCGGACGAGAGCAAGATCTCGCTCATTTAGTGAGCAAGACCCCTAGTGATCACCATTCTTTAATTCTGGACATAGGGGTTCACAAGGTATAGCCCGTTCATGGAACAAGACCGTGCTCTAGTTCGGTGAATTGGAAATGGTTGCCTATTGTTGCAAATTTTGAAACGAAGGTGTaattttgcatatatatatatatagtatatctATTATGTGCCTATATGCactgtagttcactgttgcgcTACCCTCCAGTTATGATcccaaaagcagtatagttacgatccataagatatgtcagttactacaaatatgtATGGTCGCAACTATACTACTTTAtgtcatatgatcgtaacttaTTCACCTCTGCACACACCCCCAGTTACGATCATATGGGACAAGTGTGTCAAATGTTGGACGATCAAATATGTATGgttatgtgatcgtaacttgttcatCTCTGTGTATACCCCCAGTTACGATCTCAAAAGTAGTATAGTCGCAATCTacaagatatgtcagttactacaaatatgtATAGTAGCAACTCGGTAACcttctctagtcgtaattatgtactttttatcatatgatcgtaacttgttcacctctgcgcacacctCTAATTATGATcccaaaagcagtatagttgcgtCCACATGataggtcagttactacaaatatataagGTCCTAATTTGGTACCTTCTATGGTCGTAACTCAGTACTttctctagtcgtaattatgtattttttttgtcatgtcatcgaacttgttcacctctgcgcacaccccTTGTTACGATCCCAAAAGTAATATAGTTACAATCCACAAGATAGGTCAGTTAGGATCCTAGTTACAAACTGCCAAGCGTACAATGAAATGCCTGTGGTTGTAGAATACTCACTATTATACTATCACACATTTCATGCCATTAACTCGTGTGATTAAGAATTATCACAAAGCACCATAGTTACCGCTATCAAGACAGCAACCTAGCTAGCATAGCTAATTTACAAAGTACGCAGTGAAACAAATAAATTGCAAGAAGTAATCATACATACTAGCAGCATTTGCGTAGCAACCACCTTCATAGGGTGTAGCCacagaagaggaagaagcagcACATCACGGAGACGAGTGTGATAGTCTCGACAGCGGTGACGACACCCCCGAGCGTGGTGTCCAAGAGGAGCGGGATGTCTAGGATGAGCTCGGGCCATTGCCGCACCGTAGACCCTAGCTGCTCGGAGCGCAGCCATTGCTGCCACCACCCACGGAGGCAGGACGCGTATGGCGAGGTGAGCAGGGCAATGAGGTTGGGCAGGCCGAGGTCCGGTGGCCACCGGAGCATAGTCACCAGGTTGGGTAGTCGCATAGCGCAAGTCTGTTCTGCACCTAAGCATAGAATAAACTGGTAGGATTCCTCTCATCTAATACTTAACATATGCCGAAAACTAAATCTGATAGTTAACCTAATTTATTTGTAAACAAATTACTAAAATAAAACTATTTACCTTCACAAATAGATCTGACATAGTTTCACCGTTTTCCTCTCCCTTatctccccctctcctctctctatttGGGCTGGTGAGAAACTAATGAAATGATTACTGTGCTAAGTGGGAGGTCCGACACACTCTTTAAATAGGAATGTGTGTCCCCCGTTGGAACTTTCAATGGGCAACAGGATATTATTGTGGACTATTCAACCGTCGGAATTATGCTGAAAGCTCCTGTCGTTCGTTggaatttgcaattttttaaaatgggtgtatatatttgcaaaaaatattatttaaaataggAAAAGGTTCAGGTGACTTTAGAATTTATAAATTCTAAATTGCATTAGAACTAGacagttctttttttttaatgaaaagaTATAAGTAAGGATTTTGCCAGTCCAATGTGTTTCGCAGTTCTGGCCAACCAAGATGTGCTAGAGCCACGTGTTAAGTGTACCCTCACTTGCCCCAATTTTGAAAGAACCTGGTGCACACAGTACAACGTACACGGTTGGGAAATTTTCATAATAGCATGCAGATACATGGTTCATTAGcatagtttatttatattaacagagtatataaataattataaaatatataataagagaataaaatatatgaaaaaataaatggatagataaatattaaataagagAGATAATCACTAGATACGTCGTACTTGAACACGTTGTTAAGTTGCATTTGCCATAATACACCCATTTTGGACGCCGGACGCCTCCGCTCCCgttcatttccttttttttttatgaaacactGAGCAGGAGCACTGCTCTTTCATTTAAGCAGACAGAGTTCATTTCCTTTCTTGGCTTGCTTCTTCCGTtcttcgcctcctcctccccttgtGGCGGCGTCGCGGCGAAGCCAAGCCAAGCGATCGTCGCCGAGAAACCAAGCAAGGAGGAGCGCAGCTGCACAAGAAACCCCAATCGCTCGGCTCCAGGTGAGAATGCGATGGAACAAAACCCTCCTtgtccaccccccccccccccgccggcAAGCAAAACCCTCGAATGCACTAGCTTTTGGTTCCagattctctctcctcttttttttttccgaaagaaaaagaaaatgaggtTTCTTCTTGAGCTCTGGTGTTGCGTGTTCGCAATCGCTCTTGTCCCGAGCGAAATCGGCGGCGTGCACTGTGGTGTGCGGAGACGGCCGCAAAACCACCCTTTTGGCGGTTTCTTTGACTTGCAATCTTGGACCTCATGATCAAGAATTTCAAGTGTTCTTTTTTCGATGTTCCTCCCTTTCGTTATGTAGGTAAACTTCGATTCTTGGTCACGTTTGTTTCCTCGCCCCCCTTTCTTGTGATGAATGCTGGGAAAGATGCCATCTTTTTGCTCCTAAAAGTTGATTATTGTACTGATGAAGGAGGGGTCACAAAGAACCAACAAATAGATCAACGTGCAACCCGTGTTGAGCTAGTTTAAGCATATGCTTCGGAGGTGCACTGGTTTTCTAGgtgctcaattcttgaatttgACAAGAGGCTTGTACAGAATATAAAACCCAAACCCTCGTGCATACTTAACATGTCCTGCAGCTTCATTTTTCTCAGAGGAAGTGTGCATTGTACTACAGCTTAACTGTGGATAAACCTTGTTGGAATAAAAAACGGTGCTAGGACTGGTAGATAGGATTTTTATGTAGGGCACTTATCACATAGTAGACAATGTGATGTCTGAAGTATTAGCTACTGACAGAAAGCTGCTAGTAGGGGGTAGGAATGTATGAGATTAAGCTTTAGTCACTGATTCAACATGTATTCAACTGGTCCTGTGCTCCTATATTATGGGTCGTCGTAGTATTTCCTCTACTATTGACAGATCATAACATCATTTTTTATCCTGTGCTTGGGATTTGTTTGTCCCTCAGGCCTCAAGGCTGTTGGCCTTACCCCTTGCCTTCTGCAATGGACTGCACCACAGATGGAGATTCTGATGTTGAAGCTTATGGGGCCGGCACTTATGAGCTCCTGGTATCAGGAGATTTAAAAGTGATGAGTGATGAAGGCTCGTACCGATGCCCCTTTTGTTCAGATGCaaagaagggctacaatttACATGATCTGCTGCAGCATGCCTCTGGTGTGGGGGCTGCACATGACCGGGAAGCGGAAGAGAAGTCGGATCATCGTGCTCTTTTAAAGCATTTGAAGGGTAAGGTTTCTGAATCACCTGGCTCAGTGTTCCAGCCAACGCTTACGGATCCGCAGGCTCCCCAACATAACAGAGACGAGCAGTTTGTCTGGCCTTGGATGGGTATCCTAGTGAATATGCCAAATGAGTACTTTGGCAAAAGTGCAAACCGGCTGAAGGAGCATTTCTCATGTTTTCATCCAGTGAAGGTGCATCCTGTGTATAACAAAGGTAGTCCCACACGTAATGCTATTATTGAGTTTGGGAAGGACTGGAGTGGTTTTAGGAATGCACGGGCCTTTGAGAGTCATTTTGCGATGAAAGGGTATGGCAAAAATTACTGGAAAGAAATGAAGTGTGGAGGTACAGAGCCTGTTGGGTGGGTGGCGAGGGCTGATGATTACAATTCTCTAGGGGCAATAGGTGAAATTCTTAGAAAAAATGGTGATCTGAAAACGTTCAGTGATATTGAGAATGAAGGAACAAATAAAACCGACAAACTTTTGGCTAATTTAGCATATCAAGTTAGAGAAAAGGAGATGCATTTAGAGGAACTTGAGTGTGAGTACAATAAGAGAGCTGCATCACTTGACCTAATGATGGAGAAGAGGGAACAACTACTGCAGTCGTACACTCAAGGTACATGGCAGTGTTCTGGTTATTTATGCATGATACGTTTTGGAGCAACTCTTTACATGCAGTGGTTACTGTCCTCTTTTATTCATGCTGTGTTCTCTAAGCTATACTGACATATATTTTACGTTTCACTCTTATTAGAAATCATGAACATGCGACAGCTTTCTCAGAAAAATACACAAAGAGTTGTTGACGAGAACCAGAAGCTACGGTCTGATCTCCAGGGGATGATGGATGAGCTTGATGCAAGAAGCAAACAAATCAAGGAGTTGGCTGCACGGACTGGCAGGGACCTTGAGCTGGAGAAACAGAAGGTGTGGAATTTCTTTTGCTGTATCTTATCTTTTGGTCAACAATAATAACATAATAGCTTGGAATTAGTGTGTTATATGTAGTTTTCTTCTCCTTACAGTAACTGTAATCCTCTCGTCATGTATGTCttcaaaatgaagaaaataatttATCAATGTCCCTTTGTGGCTTAAAGCTAACATTTGT
This genomic interval carries:
- the LOC133885909 gene encoding factor of DNA methylation 1-like — encoded protein: MDCTTDGDSDVEAYGAGTYELLVSGDLKVMSDEGSYRCPFCSDAKKGYNLHDLLQHASGVGAAHDREAEEKSDHRALLKHLKGKVSESPGSVFQPTLTDPQAPQHNRDEQFVWPWMGILVNMPNEYFGKSANRLKEHFSCFHPVKVHPVYNKGSPTRNAIIEFGKDWSGFRNARAFESHFAMKGYGKNYWKEMKCGGTEPVGWVARADDYNSLGAIGEILRKNGDLKTFSDIENEGTNKTDKLLANLAYQVREKEMHLEELECEYNKRAASLDLMMEKREQLLQSYTQEIMNMRQLSQKNTQRVVDENQKLRSDLQGMMDELDARSKQIKELAARTGRDLELEKQKNAMKANHLRLAALEQQKAAENVVKLLEEQEREKAAALEKLRRLNVQMDTKHNLELEIKHLMGKLQVMEIKPGAEDSESRNRIAELREELNDKIDELKDMQSYNQALIDNESKYRDELREAREALVEALQVLPGTTMCQTQIGIKRIGELDPKAFLNMCKRKFPEEDAEAESAILCSKWQNEINNPEWRPFKVVMVNGKESKVLREDDEKLQELKEYGEEPYAAVIKVLIELNGSGRNPSLELWNYEEGRKAQMKEAVQHALELWKASKAKGMTRR